The following proteins are co-located in the Pseudomonas cavernae genome:
- a CDS encoding acyl-CoA dehydrogenase family protein — MQLDNYRSPWMNEELSAFGDSIRRFVRERMAPHEDEWRAQHQGDRETWLACGEMGMILPDVPSEYGGADGTPAHYAVVLQELAYGGSASIALSINHIVGHYILAGGTEAQKQQWLPKIASGEVICSIAMTEPGTGSDLQGVRTRAVKKGDKYVISGSKTFISNGQLSDMVVVVAKTDLEAKGSKGISLFIVDTKTPGFIRGKCLDKIGMPGQDTSEMFFDECEVPADCLLGGAEGRGFYQLMQQLPYERAEIGIQAVAHMERALALTVEYTKERKAFGKAILDFQNTRFQLADVKATVVASRTFVDLIIQRWVDGTLDTTLASMGKFWLTDRQGEVMDRCLQFFGGFGYMNEYPIARMFADARVARIYGGANEIQRELVGRSL; from the coding sequence ATGCAATTGGACAACTACCGTTCCCCCTGGATGAACGAAGAGCTCTCCGCCTTCGGCGACAGCATCCGCCGCTTCGTGCGTGAGCGCATGGCGCCGCATGAGGATGAATGGCGTGCGCAGCATCAGGGCGATCGCGAGACCTGGCTGGCCTGCGGCGAGATGGGCATGATCCTGCCGGACGTTCCGTCCGAGTATGGCGGCGCCGACGGCACCCCGGCGCACTACGCCGTGGTGCTGCAGGAGCTGGCCTATGGCGGCTCGGCCAGTATCGCGCTGAGCATCAACCATATCGTCGGCCACTACATCCTGGCCGGCGGCACCGAGGCGCAGAAGCAGCAGTGGCTGCCGAAGATCGCCTCGGGCGAGGTGATCTGCTCCATCGCCATGACCGAACCGGGCACCGGCTCCGACCTGCAGGGCGTGCGTACCCGCGCGGTGAAGAAGGGTGACAAGTACGTCATCAGCGGCTCGAAGACCTTCATCAGCAACGGTCAGTTGAGCGACATGGTGGTGGTGGTCGCCAAGACCGACCTGGAGGCCAAGGGCTCGAAGGGAATTTCGTTGTTCATCGTCGATACCAAAACGCCGGGCTTCATCCGCGGCAAGTGCCTGGACAAGATCGGCATGCCGGGGCAGGACACTTCGGAGATGTTCTTCGACGAGTGCGAGGTACCGGCCGACTGTCTGCTCGGCGGCGCCGAAGGGCGGGGCTTCTACCAGCTGATGCAGCAACTGCCCTACGAGCGCGCGGAAATTGGCATCCAGGCCGTGGCGCACATGGAGCGCGCCCTGGCCCTGACCGTGGAGTACACCAAGGAGCGCAAGGCCTTCGGCAAGGCGATCCTGGACTTCCAGAACACCCGTTTCCAGCTCGCCGATGTGAAGGCCACGGTGGTCGCCTCGCGCACCTTCGTCGACCTGATCATCCAGCGCTGGGTCGACGGCACTCTGGACACCACCCTGGCGTCCATGGGCAAGTTCTGGCTGACCGACCGGCAGGGTGAAGTCATGGACCGTTGCCTGCAGTTCTTCGGCGGCTTCGGCTACATGAACGAGTACCCCATCGCCCGCATGTTCGCCGACGCCCGCGTCGCGCGCATCTACGGCGGTGCCAACGAGATCCAGCGCGAGCTGGTCGGCCGTTCGCTGTAA
- a CDS encoding DUF2889 domain-containing protein has product MLQEKTAMAEYASENQQRRLLHTRQVTCTGYLREDGLFEFEGRLRDTKSYDTTLLFSSIPANEPVHQMLIVMTVDQDLLIHDLKAVTEAGPTPFCSQINGAYAALKGLRIGSGFKKRLLERVGGEQGCTHLTELLGPMATTVYQTVSMLAYGSRREQAAVDRAGEFAGNQWVIGTCHGYRSDGEAVKRLLARSRTAEALPLAVAVD; this is encoded by the coding sequence TTGCTTCAAGAGAAGACTGCGATGGCGGAATACGCATCGGAAAACCAGCAGCGGCGCCTGCTGCACACCCGCCAGGTCACCTGCACGGGTTACCTGCGCGAGGATGGCCTGTTCGAGTTCGAAGGGCGGCTGCGCGATACCAAGTCGTATGACACCACGCTGTTGTTCAGCAGCATTCCTGCCAACGAGCCGGTGCACCAGATGCTGATCGTCATGACCGTCGACCAGGACCTGCTGATCCACGACCTGAAGGCTGTCACCGAGGCCGGCCCGACGCCATTCTGCAGCCAGATAAACGGCGCCTATGCGGCCTTGAAGGGGCTGCGCATAGGTTCAGGCTTCAAGAAACGGCTGCTCGAACGCGTGGGTGGCGAGCAGGGCTGTACCCACCTGACCGAACTGCTCGGCCCGATGGCGACTACCGTTTACCAGACAGTTTCCATGCTCGCCTATGGCAGCCGGCGGGAGCAGGCGGCAGTCGACCGGGCCGGCGAGTTCGCAGGCAACCAATGGGTGATCGGCACCTGCCATGGCTACCGCAGCGATGGCGAAGCCGTGAAAAGACTACTGGCCCGCAGCCGAACGGCCGAAGCGTTGCCGCTGGCTGTGGCCGTTGATTGA
- a CDS encoding long-chain-fatty-acid--CoA ligase, giving the protein MYITQGLHRHMQQRPHATAIRELGRSVTFAELGQRVARLAGALKGLGMASGDCVAMLSRNSQRYIEYSLGVPWGDGVLNPVNTRWSVAEIVYSLDDSQSTMLIVDDTFKAMGEAIFEQAKTLRHMIYAGDGETPDGMLNYEALLAAAEPVEDVRRSGDALLGVFYTGGTTGFPKGVMISHNNLAFAGLAGLTRGFYGSDSVFLHAMPMFHLADFSAMYGQLVTGGVHVVLPAFSGEAALQAVIDEQVTDVMLAPTMIQMILDARAANPVLAGVELASIRNIIYGASPISPVLLDRACEAFTSARFFQGYGMTELTTGGTMLDPEYHCEAHHHSGKMYSAGRAMNCVELRIVDAEDREVPRGSVGEIVVRGPNVMLGYLNKPEATAEVLRDGWMHTGDGGYMDAEGFVYIVDRLKDMIVSGGENIYSAEVENAISSHPAVAQCAVIGIPSDKWGETVHAVVVLKPDCSSSDEEIVAHCRERIAGYKCPRSVEFRGALPLSGVGKILKNELRKPFWENHSRNIA; this is encoded by the coding sequence ATGTACATCACCCAAGGTTTACACCGCCACATGCAGCAGCGCCCTCATGCGACAGCCATTCGCGAGCTGGGCCGCAGCGTGACGTTTGCCGAACTGGGGCAGCGCGTTGCCCGACTGGCCGGTGCGCTGAAAGGCTTGGGCATGGCCAGCGGCGATTGCGTCGCCATGCTCTCGCGCAACTCGCAGCGCTACATCGAGTACAGCCTGGGCGTGCCCTGGGGCGATGGCGTGCTGAATCCGGTCAATACACGCTGGAGTGTTGCCGAGATTGTCTACTCGCTGGACGACTCGCAATCGACCATGCTGATCGTCGACGACACCTTCAAGGCGATGGGTGAGGCGATCTTCGAACAGGCCAAGACACTCCGCCACATGATCTATGCCGGCGACGGCGAGACTCCGGATGGCATGCTCAACTACGAGGCGCTGCTGGCCGCGGCCGAGCCGGTGGAGGACGTACGCCGCAGCGGCGATGCGCTCCTCGGTGTCTTCTATACCGGCGGTACCACCGGCTTCCCCAAGGGCGTGATGATCAGTCACAACAACCTGGCCTTCGCCGGCCTGGCGGGGCTGACCCGGGGCTTTTACGGCAGCGACTCGGTATTCCTGCATGCCATGCCGATGTTCCACCTGGCCGATTTCTCGGCGATGTACGGTCAGCTGGTCACCGGCGGCGTACACGTCGTACTGCCGGCGTTCAGCGGCGAAGCCGCCTTGCAGGCCGTCATCGACGAGCAGGTCACGGACGTCATGCTGGCACCGACCATGATCCAGATGATACTCGACGCCCGCGCCGCCAATCCGGTGTTGGCCGGGGTCGAACTGGCCTCGATCCGCAACATCATCTACGGTGCTTCGCCGATCTCGCCGGTGCTGCTCGACCGCGCCTGTGAGGCCTTCACTTCGGCCCGTTTCTTTCAGGGCTATGGCATGACCGAGTTGACCACCGGTGGCACCATGCTCGACCCCGAGTACCACTGCGAGGCGCACCACCACAGCGGCAAGATGTATTCCGCCGGCCGTGCGATGAACTGCGTCGAGCTGCGGATCGTTGATGCCGAGGATCGCGAAGTGCCGCGCGGCAGCGTGGGCGAGATCGTCGTGCGCGGGCCGAACGTCATGCTCGGCTATCTGAACAAGCCGGAGGCCACCGCCGAGGTGCTGCGCGACGGCTGGATGCACACCGGCGACGGCGGCTACATGGACGCGGAGGGCTTCGTCTACATCGTCGACCGCCTGAAGGACATGATTGTCAGTGGCGGCGAGAACATCTACTCCGCCGAGGTGGAGAACGCCATTTCCAGCCATCCGGCCGTGGCCCAGTGCGCGGTCATCGGCATTCCGTCGGACAAGTGGGGCGAGACCGTGCATGCAGTCGTCGTGCTGAAGCCGGATTGCAGCAGCAGCGACGAGGAAATCGTCGCCCACTGCCGCGAGCGCATCGCCGGCTACAAGTGTCCGCGCAGCGTCGAGTTCCGTGGCGCCCTGCCGCTCTCGGGCGTGGGCAAGATCCTCAAGAACGAACTGCGCAAGCCCTTCTGGGAAAACCACTCGCGCAATATCGCGTGA
- a CDS encoding acyl-CoA dehydrogenase family protein, which produces MRTPLHLTSQQTLLVQSMRAFVSSEIQPLGALANSQLLELLESVAEFGLPSGAVATELGGLGLGWSSLAHLFEELVRGSDELAGTVLANLLAAPLLAARDTPADDYLQDVLEGRRIVGFALGPGLSTTRQLDGFILDGTVERLRNVSRADLVICSADDGKGGLDCFLLDRQADRVDICHAHSSGNTSPLLSHMQITQTVLPVDRRLGDATTIARLQDLRKLFEGLICVAKAQQVLDLVVEQARELTPGAIHSLLALHLAEMATAVMAARQMILAGLQRLEEGQAAQANVRMASLLSSKTLAKVDQLAARIDPSHRSLAMTPYQAEHDADVQAIANALLQV; this is translated from the coding sequence ATGCGCACGCCACTCCATCTCACCTCGCAGCAGACGCTGCTTGTTCAGAGCATGCGGGCCTTCGTCAGCTCGGAAATCCAGCCCCTGGGCGCGCTGGCTAACTCCCAGCTCCTCGAGCTGCTGGAGAGCGTCGCCGAGTTCGGCCTGCCCAGCGGGGCGGTGGCAACGGAGCTGGGGGGCCTGGGGTTGGGCTGGAGCAGCCTGGCTCATCTGTTCGAGGAACTGGTCAGAGGCAGTGACGAACTGGCCGGGACCGTACTGGCGAACCTGCTGGCGGCGCCACTGCTGGCGGCCCGGGACACCCCGGCTGACGACTATCTGCAAGATGTCCTCGAAGGCCGCCGCATCGTCGGCTTCGCCCTTGGCCCAGGTCTGAGCACCACCCGCCAGTTGGACGGCTTCATCCTTGATGGCACCGTCGAACGGCTGCGTAATGTCTCCCGCGCAGACCTGGTGATCTGCAGCGCGGACGACGGCAAAGGGGGGCTGGACTGCTTTCTGCTGGACCGCCAAGCGGACCGAGTCGATATCTGCCATGCGCACTCTTCCGGAAATACCTCGCCTCTCCTTTCCCACATGCAGATCACGCAGACCGTTCTGCCCGTGGATCGGAGGCTTGGCGACGCGACTACGATCGCCCGCCTGCAGGACCTTCGTAAACTGTTCGAAGGACTGATTTGCGTGGCAAAAGCGCAACAGGTGCTCGACCTTGTCGTCGAGCAGGCACGCGAGCTCACGCCCGGCGCCATCCATTCCCTCCTGGCGCTGCACCTGGCCGAAATGGCCACCGCCGTCATGGCCGCCCGGCAGATGATCCTCGCCGGACTGCAGCGCCTGGAAGAAGGCCAGGCTGCTCAGGCCAACGTCCGCATGGCCAGTCTGCTCAGCAGCAAGACCCTGGCGAAGGTCGATCAGCTGGCGGCACGCATAGACCCGTCGCATCGCTCGCTCGCCATGACGCCCTATCAGGCGGAGCATGACGCCGACGTACAGGCGATCGCCAATGCGTTGCTTCAGGTCTGA